A DNA window from Paraclostridium bifermentans contains the following coding sequences:
- a CDS encoding glycoside hydrolase family 13 protein: protein MSITYNSWLESYKKPFGALELGEKLSLNIKATENVKEVYLVLERDGNDLKEIEMTKISDDTFNIDGYEFQQEDIYFYFFKTVENINGNNIIKYYGKNNKNGVCEETFDIDSLNKYQITVSKKIKSPNWFKEGVLYHIFVDRFNRSGKINNPKKNSFVYANWEDTPMYIKNSENEIIRWDFHGGNLKGIISKLSYLKNLGVNIIYLSPIFESQSNHKYDTGDYKNIDSMFGNEEIFKELINEANKKGINIILDGVFSHTGDDSVYFNRYGNYDSIGAYQSQDSPYSSWYKFENYPQKYDCWWGVKSLPNVNETETSYIDYIIKGDDSVIKKWMGYGVKGWRLDVADELPSKFIEELKSETLKLDKESILVGEVWEDASNKISYDERRKYLLGDQLNGVTGYVFKNIFLDFLNYKIDSNDVYNSLMTIKENYPKESFKSNLNILGTHDTRRILTELNEDKELLKLAVAIQMTFEGVPYIYYGDEAGLLGETDPDNRRTYPWKNEDKEILNFYKNIIKDRNKSKVLTCGETKFLELENPNVFGYVRYIEGINDDNILVLVNRSEQEEVIGIDMKECLNSKYVNLVNGLIEVNYDNVELKLESKSYMIVKLEKDNN from the coding sequence ATGAGTATAACATATAATTCTTGGTTAGAAAGTTATAAAAAGCCTTTCGGAGCTTTGGAATTAGGAGAAAAACTAAGTTTAAATATAAAAGCTACAGAGAATGTAAAAGAAGTGTATTTAGTGTTGGAAAGAGACGGAAATGATTTAAAAGAAATAGAAATGACTAAGATATCAGATGATACTTTCAATATTGATGGATATGAATTTCAACAAGAAGATATTTATTTTTACTTCTTTAAAACAGTAGAAAATATAAATGGAAATAATATAATAAAATACTATGGTAAAAACAATAAAAATGGTGTGTGTGAAGAGACTTTCGATATTGATAGTCTAAATAAATATCAAATTACAGTTAGCAAGAAAATTAAATCACCAAATTGGTTTAAAGAGGGTGTTTTATATCATATATTTGTAGATAGATTTAATAGAAGTGGTAAGATAAACAATCCTAAAAAAAATAGTTTTGTATATGCAAATTGGGAAGATACTCCTATGTATATAAAAAATAGTGAAAATGAAATAATTAGATGGGATTTTCATGGAGGAAATCTAAAAGGGATAATAAGTAAATTAAGTTATTTAAAAAATTTAGGGGTTAACATAATATACTTAAGCCCTATATTTGAATCACAGAGTAACCACAAGTATGATACAGGAGACTATAAAAATATTGATTCAATGTTTGGGAATGAAGAAATATTTAAAGAGTTGATAAATGAAGCAAATAAAAAGGGAATAAATATTATTCTAGATGGTGTATTTAGTCATACAGGAGATGATAGCGTATATTTTAATAGGTATGGAAATTACGATTCCATAGGGGCATATCAATCACAAGATTCTCCTTATAGCTCTTGGTATAAATTTGAAAACTACCCACAGAAATATGATTGTTGGTGGGGGGTTAAATCTTTACCAAATGTAAATGAGACTGAAACTTCATATATTGACTATATTATAAAAGGTGATGACAGTGTAATAAAAAAATGGATGGGATATGGAGTTAAAGGATGGCGACTTGATGTAGCTGATGAATTACCTTCTAAATTTATAGAGGAGCTAAAGAGTGAGACTTTAAAACTAGATAAAGAATCTATTCTTGTAGGTGAAGTTTGGGAAGATGCATCTAATAAAATTAGTTATGATGAAAGAAGAAAATATCTTTTAGGTGACCAACTAAATGGTGTTACAGGGTATGTGTTTAAGAATATATTTTTAGATTTTTTAAATTATAAAATTGATTCAAATGATGTATACAATAGCCTTATGACTATAAAAGAAAATTATCCAAAAGAATCTTTTAAATCTAATTTAAATATATTAGGTACGCATGATACAAGAAGAATACTTACAGAATTAAATGAAGATAAAGAGCTTCTTAAATTAGCAGTTGCAATACAAATGACTTTTGAAGGTGTACCATATATATATTACGGTGATGAAGCCGGACTTTTAGGTGAAACAGATCCAGATAATAGAAGAACTTATCCGTGGAAAAATGAAGATAAAGAAATTTTAAATTTCTATAAAAATATTATCAAGGATAGAAATAAAAGTAAGGTACTAACTTGCGGAGAAACTAAATTTTTAGAATTGGAAAATCCTAATGTATTTGGTTATGTAAGATATATTGAAGGTATAAATGATGATAACATTTTAGTTTTAGTAAATAGATCAGAACAAGAAGAAGTTATAGGAATTGATATGAAAGAATGTCTAAATAGTAAATATGTAAATTTAGTTAATGGGCTTATTGAGGTAAATTATGATAATGTTGAGCTTAAATTAGAATCTAAATCATATATGATAGTTAAATTAGAAAAAGATAATAATTAA
- the glgB gene encoding 1,4-alpha-glucan branching protein GlgB — translation MLKKYEDIINSYNINLFKEGKHFRSYEFMGAHKVQKGKEKGVTFTVWAPNANRVYLSGEFNDWNKTSHPMKNLDKSGIWNIFIPKMDFRDLYKFNVVDKNGNSKLKSDPFAFYSQMRPETASIVFDIDNYSWKDKKWIEKREKTTYKDLPMNIYEVHLGSWKRKWDGDFFSYEELYELIDYVCEMGYTHIEILPITEHPLDESWGYQTIGYYSPTSRYGDCTSLMKFIDRCHKKDIGVILDFAYSHFCKDDHGLYKFDGTPQFEYEDKLKAENIGWGTAHFDLGKPEVQSFLISNAIYWLEKFHVDGIRMDAVASMLYLDYDIGPWKPNKYGGRENIEAIEFIRMFNEVVHKEIKNPIIIAEESTSWPMVSGPSYKGGLAFDSKWNMGWMNDTLKYMEMDSIYRKHHHELITFSFMYAFSENFILPLSHDEVVHGKKSLLDKMPGDPWQKFAGVRLLYAYMMLHPGKKLLFMGCEFAQGLEWRFSYGLEWELLMNEPHKLMQTYTRDLNLLYKHEKAMYEIDEHNSGFDFVDPHNIDQSVIVIMRKGKKKEDFIIGVLNFTPVFHPEYRIGVPYEGVYEEVFNSDDKEYWGSGQTMKGIDLESENIAWHNKQYSINIKVPPMGATFIKGKNINIL, via the coding sequence ATGTTGAAGAAATATGAGGATATAATTAACAGCTATAATATAAATTTATTTAAAGAGGGGAAACATTTTAGAAGTTATGAATTTATGGGAGCTCATAAAGTACAAAAGGGAAAAGAAAAAGGAGTTACTTTTACAGTATGGGCGCCAAATGCAAATCGAGTATATTTATCTGGAGAATTTAATGATTGGAATAAAACCTCCCATCCTATGAAAAATTTAGATAAGAGTGGAATATGGAATATATTTATACCTAAAATGGACTTTAGGGATTTATATAAATTTAATGTTGTAGATAAAAACGGTAATAGTAAGTTAAAATCTGATCCTTTTGCGTTTTATTCGCAAATGAGACCTGAAACAGCTTCAATTGTATTTGATATAGACAATTATTCTTGGAAGGATAAAAAGTGGATAGAAAAAAGAGAAAAGACAACATACAAGGATTTACCTATGAATATATATGAAGTTCACTTGGGATCATGGAAAAGAAAATGGGATGGAGACTTTTTTAGTTATGAAGAACTATATGAATTAATAGACTATGTATGTGAAATGGGATATACACATATAGAGATTTTACCAATAACAGAACATCCATTAGATGAATCATGGGGTTATCAAACAATAGGATATTATAGTCCTACTAGTAGATATGGGGATTGTACTAGTTTAATGAAATTTATTGATAGATGCCATAAAAAAGATATTGGAGTAATTCTAGATTTTGCATATAGTCATTTTTGTAAAGATGATCATGGATTATATAAATTTGATGGAACACCTCAATTTGAATATGAAGATAAGTTGAAAGCTGAAAATATTGGTTGGGGAACAGCCCATTTTGATTTAGGAAAACCTGAAGTGCAAAGTTTCTTAATATCTAATGCAATTTATTGGCTAGAAAAGTTTCATGTAGATGGTATTAGAATGGATGCGGTTGCAAGTATGCTTTATCTAGACTACGATATAGGGCCTTGGAAACCTAATAAATACGGTGGAAGAGAAAATATAGAAGCTATTGAGTTTATAAGAATGTTTAATGAAGTTGTTCATAAGGAGATAAAAAATCCAATTATAATTGCAGAAGAATCCACGTCTTGGCCGATGGTATCGGGACCTTCGTACAAAGGTGGATTAGCATTTGATAGTAAGTGGAATATGGGATGGATGAATGACACGTTAAAATATATGGAAATGGATTCTATATATAGAAAGCATCATCATGAGTTAATAACTTTTTCTTTTATGTATGCTTTTTCTGAAAACTTTATACTTCCATTATCTCATGATGAAGTTGTGCATGGGAAAAAATCTCTTCTCGATAAAATGCCTGGAGATCCATGGCAAAAATTTGCAGGGGTAAGACTACTTTATGCATATATGATGTTGCACCCAGGAAAGAAATTATTATTTATGGGGTGTGAATTTGCACAAGGGTTAGAGTGGAGATTTTCATATGGATTAGAATGGGAATTATTAATGAATGAACCACATAAATTAATGCAAACGTATACACGAGATTTGAATTTACTATATAAACATGAAAAAGCTATGTATGAAATAGATGAACATAACTCCGGGTTTGATTTTGTAGATCCTCACAATATAGATCAAAGTGTAATTGTGATTATGAGAAAAGGTAAGAAAAAAGAGGATTTTATAATAGGAGTATTAAATTTCACACCAGTATTTCATCCTGAATATAGGATAGGAGTGCCATATGAGGGTGTTTATGAAGAAGTTTTCAATAGTGATGATAAAGAATATTGGGGATCAGGACAAACTATGAAGGGTATTGATTTAGAATCAGAAAATATAGCATGGCATAATAAACAGTACTCTATAAATATAAAGGTTCCGCCTATGGGAGCCACTTTTATAAAAGGTAAAAATATAAATATATTATAA
- the glgA gene encoding glycogen synthase GlgA: MKVLFVTAECWPFVKTGGLGDVSYALPKALKREGVDIRVIMPKYVNIPKYLKDQMKTVAVFNVNVAWRNQYCGLMELELDGVKFYFIDNEFYFKRDGEYAYLYGYDDDVERFTFFSNAVLESLKRIDFFPDVINLNDWHTGMIPLFLKENYSQDERYSEIKTIYTIHNLQYQGVFSNKNIEDVLSIPRHYLEDGNIEYYGGINFMKAGIVYSDKVSTVSPTYANEIQTKFYGESLDGLIKSNAHKLKGIVNGIDYEINNPETDKNIVCNYNINSIGDKVKNKLELQKILGLEVNPDIPMIGIVSRLVSQKGLDLISYMMPEIVGENLQLVVLGTGEEQYQSMLNYYSGKYPNKVAAILTFDAALAQQIYASSDMFLMPSLFEPCGIGQMIAMRYGSIPIVRETGGLKDTVKPFNKYTGEGNGFSFANYNAHEMFYCIKSAIDTYKNDKSAWLKIVKSAMGTDSSWAKSANEYIKTYNEIVWQRSW, encoded by the coding sequence TTGAAAGTTCTTTTTGTAACGGCAGAGTGTTGGCCTTTTGTAAAGACTGGGGGATTGGGAGATGTTTCTTATGCACTTCCAAAGGCTTTAAAAAGAGAAGGAGTGGATATAAGGGTTATAATGCCTAAGTATGTCAACATTCCTAAATATTTAAAAGATCAAATGAAAACAGTAGCAGTATTCAATGTAAACGTAGCATGGAGAAATCAATATTGTGGATTAATGGAACTAGAGCTAGATGGAGTTAAATTTTACTTTATAGATAATGAATTCTACTTCAAGAGAGATGGTGAATATGCGTATTTATATGGATATGACGATGATGTAGAAAGATTTACTTTCTTTAGTAATGCGGTGCTAGAATCTTTAAAGAGAATAGATTTTTTCCCAGATGTAATAAATTTAAATGATTGGCACACTGGTATGATACCTTTATTTTTAAAAGAAAATTATAGCCAAGATGAAAGATATTCTGAAATAAAAACTATATATACTATACACAACCTTCAATATCAAGGTGTATTTTCAAATAAAAATATAGAAGATGTATTATCTATACCAAGACATTATTTAGAAGATGGGAATATAGAGTATTATGGTGGTATCAACTTTATGAAAGCAGGAATAGTATATTCGGATAAAGTAAGCACAGTAAGTCCTACTTATGCTAATGAAATACAAACAAAGTTTTATGGAGAAAGCTTAGATGGATTAATAAAATCTAATGCACATAAGTTAAAGGGAATTGTAAATGGAATTGATTATGAAATAAATAACCCTGAGACAGATAAAAATATAGTATGTAACTATAACATAAATTCAATAGGTGATAAAGTTAAAAATAAATTAGAATTACAAAAAATTCTTGGATTAGAAGTTAATCCAGATATTCCTATGATAGGCATAGTTTCTAGATTAGTATCTCAAAAAGGATTGGACTTAATATCATATATGATGCCCGAAATAGTAGGAGAAAATCTACAATTAGTGGTTTTAGGTACTGGAGAAGAACAATATCAATCTATGTTAAATTACTATTCAGGTAAATATCCAAATAAAGTAGCAGCTATATTAACATTTGATGCTGCACTTGCGCAACAAATTTATGCATCATCAGATATGTTTTTAATGCCATCTTTATTTGAGCCGTGTGGAATTGGGCAGATGATCGCAATGAGATATGGATCTATACCTATAGTAAGAGAAACAGGAGGATTAAAAGATACTGTAAAACCTTTCAATAAATATACAGGAGAAGGAAATGGATTTAGCTTTGCAAATTACAATGCACATGAAATGTTTTACTGTATTAAAAGCGCAATAGATACTTATAAAAATGATAAAAGTGCATGGTTAAAAATAGTTAAAAGTGCTATGGGTACTGACAGTAGTTGGGCTAAGTCCGCAAATGAATATATAAAAACGTATAATGAAATAGTTTGGCAAAGGAGTTGGTAA
- a CDS encoding glucose-1-phosphate adenylyltransferase, translated as MKKEMIAMILAGGQGSRLGVFTKNIAKPAVSFGGKYRIIDFVLSNCSNSGIDTVGVLTQYRPLLLNSHIGIGSHWDLDRRNGGLSILQPYMNEKEGNWYKGTADAIYQNMNYIDSYDPEYVLVLSGDHIYKMDYSDMLEEHKSKNADVTIAVMEVDWDEASRFGIMNANEDGSIYEFEEKPEKPKSNLASMGIYIFNWAKMKSYFKSGKEYVDFGKNLIPKMLDDKVSMYAYEFNGYWRDVGTIESLWQANMDLINPGNGFNLNDSNWRIYTDTMAMPPQYLGKNSNVKQSIVVDGCRVFGTVENSVLSHGVSIGEGSIVRDSVIMSNAKIGKNVIIEKAMIGEGAVIEDDCKISSGDDSISIVSEFDAVSMELV; from the coding sequence ATGAAAAAAGAAATGATAGCAATGATATTAGCAGGGGGACAAGGATCAAGATTAGGAGTATTTACTAAAAACATAGCAAAACCAGCAGTTTCATTCGGAGGTAAATATAGAATAATAGATTTTGTTTTGAGCAACTGCTCAAATTCAGGTATAGATACAGTTGGAGTATTAACACAATATAGACCTTTATTATTAAATTCACATATAGGAATAGGAAGTCACTGGGATTTAGATAGACGAAATGGAGGATTATCAATACTTCAACCATATATGAATGAAAAAGAAGGAAACTGGTATAAAGGTACAGCAGATGCTATATACCAAAATATGAATTATATAGATAGCTATGATCCAGAATATGTTTTAGTTTTATCGGGAGATCATATTTATAAAATGGACTATAGCGATATGTTAGAAGAACATAAATCAAAAAATGCAGATGTAACAATTGCTGTTATGGAAGTTGACTGGGATGAAGCTAGTAGATTTGGAATAATGAATGCAAATGAAGATGGAAGTATATATGAATTTGAAGAAAAACCTGAAAAACCTAAAAGTAATTTAGCATCAATGGGAATTTACATATTTAACTGGGCAAAGATGAAAAGTTACTTTAAATCAGGCAAAGAGTACGTAGATTTTGGTAAAAATCTAATTCCTAAAATGTTAGATGATAAGGTTAGTATGTATGCATATGAATTTAATGGATATTGGAGAGATGTAGGAACTATAGAAAGTTTGTGGCAGGCAAATATGGATTTAATTAATCCAGGTAATGGATTTAATTTAAATGATTCTAATTGGAGAATTTATACAGATACAATGGCTATGCCACCACAATATTTAGGAAAAAATTCTAATGTAAAACAATCTATTGTTGTAGATGGATGTAGAGTTTTTGGAACTGTTGAAAACTCAGTATTATCCCATGGAGTTAGTATAGGGGAAGGGAGTATAGTAAGAGATTCAGTAATAATGTCAAATGCAAAAATAGGCAAAAATGTAATTATAGAGAAAGCTATGATAGGAGAAGGTGCGGTAATAGAGGATGATTGTAAGATTTCTAGTGGTGACGATAGTATAAGTATAGTATCTGAATTTGATGCTGTTTCTATGGAATTAGTATAG
- a CDS encoding glycogen/starch/alpha-glucan phosphorylase: MTLINREEFKLEFKNQMDFLYKQSIEEANNEQLLNTLVTVLKSKIANIWKENRLKEEKEVYYFCIEFLLGRQLQSNLLNLGVMEEVRSILDTMNINLDDLIDAESDPALGNGGLGRLAACFLDSMASNKISGHGYGIRYEYGLFEQKFVNGHQVEVPDNWLKEESYIWETVRPNKAVIVKFGGEVELVSNNGKLKAIHKNYIPVMALPYDIPIIGYENHYINTLRLFKSDIPRKDFEPILKDSKNSYGSYHDALQYRYYVDEISQVLYPNDSNDAGKMLRLKQEYFLVSSGLQDILRKCKKNKIDINKLNEKISIHINDTHPSLCIPELMRILMDEEALGWDEAWEITKKCTSYTNHTIMTEAMEKWQISMIKELLPRIYMIIEEINKRYLNKLKTKYSNDSEKINKMAIIYNNNVNMANLSIVGSSSVNGVADLHTKILKKEVLKEFYEDEPYKFNNKTNGIAHRRWLMLSNPQLSSLITSLIGSGWEKDTMKLKQLEKYKNEKNVLQELEKIKYNNKLNLSKIIKERNNISIDPNSIFDIQIKRLHAYKRQLMNALHILHLYHELLDNPNLDIKPRTFIFGAKAAPGYYFAKCVIKFINELAQKINNDKRVNEKLKVVFIENYGVSLAEKIIPAANVSEQISTTTKEASGTSNMKFMMNGAITLATLDGANIEIHEQVGDENIIIFGLSANQVLEYNKFGGYSAADIYSNNFYIKRVVDDLVNGFIPNIGEEGREIYNSLITYNDEFFVLRDFENYIEAQKKVNNLYKDRYKWNSISLTNIANSGIFSSDRTINEYAKDIWYKK; this comes from the coding sequence TTGACTCTCATAAATAGGGAGGAATTTAAGCTAGAATTTAAAAATCAAATGGATTTTTTATATAAACAAAGTATTGAAGAAGCTAACAATGAACAGTTACTAAATACATTAGTAACTGTTCTTAAATCTAAAATAGCAAATATATGGAAAGAAAATAGATTAAAAGAGGAAAAGGAAGTTTACTATTTTTGCATAGAGTTTTTATTAGGAAGACAGCTGCAGTCAAATCTTTTAAACTTAGGAGTAATGGAGGAAGTAAGGTCTATATTAGATACTATGAACATAAATCTAGATGATTTAATAGATGCAGAATCTGATCCTGCATTAGGAAATGGTGGATTAGGAAGGCTAGCCGCATGTTTTCTAGATTCGATGGCATCTAATAAAATAAGTGGTCATGGCTATGGTATTAGATATGAATATGGATTATTTGAACAAAAGTTTGTAAATGGGCACCAAGTTGAGGTACCTGATAACTGGCTAAAAGAAGAATCCTATATTTGGGAAACTGTAAGACCAAATAAAGCGGTTATAGTTAAATTTGGAGGAGAAGTAGAACTTGTAAGTAATAATGGAAAGCTAAAGGCTATTCATAAAAATTATATACCTGTAATGGCTCTACCTTATGATATACCTATTATAGGATATGAAAATCATTATATAAATACATTGAGGCTATTTAAATCAGATATACCTAGGAAAGACTTTGAACCAATATTAAAAGATTCAAAAAACAGCTATGGTAGCTATCATGATGCACTCCAATATAGATATTACGTAGATGAGATATCACAAGTATTATACCCAAATGATTCTAACGATGCAGGTAAAATGCTAAGATTAAAACAGGAGTATTTTCTAGTTAGCTCAGGATTACAGGATATATTAAGAAAGTGTAAAAAAAATAAAATTGATATTAATAAGTTAAATGAAAAAATATCTATTCATATAAATGATACTCATCCATCATTATGTATACCTGAATTAATGAGAATACTTATGGATGAAGAAGCTCTTGGATGGGATGAAGCTTGGGAAATTACAAAAAAATGCACTTCATACACAAATCACACCATAATGACAGAAGCTATGGAAAAATGGCAAATATCAATGATAAAAGAATTACTTCCAAGAATTTATATGATTATAGAAGAAATAAATAAAAGGTATTTAAATAAGTTAAAAACTAAATATTCAAATGACAGTGAAAAAATAAATAAGATGGCTATTATTTATAATAATAATGTAAATATGGCTAACTTAAGTATAGTTGGAAGTAGTAGTGTAAATGGAGTTGCAGACCTTCATACTAAAATTTTGAAAAAAGAAGTATTAAAAGAATTTTATGAGGATGAGCCATATAAATTTAATAACAAAACAAATGGAATTGCTCATAGAAGATGGCTAATGTTATCAAACCCTCAGTTATCTAGTTTAATAACTAGTCTTATAGGTAGCGGTTGGGAAAAGGACACTATGAAACTAAAGCAACTTGAAAAATATAAGAATGAAAAAAATGTATTACAGGAACTAGAAAAAATAAAATATAACAATAAGCTAAACTTATCAAAAATTATAAAAGAAAGAAATAATATATCAATAGATCCAAACTCTATATTTGATATACAAATAAAAAGGTTACATGCATACAAACGACAACTTATGAACGCACTTCACATACTTCATTTATATCATGAATTATTAGATAATCCAAACCTAGACATAAAGCCAAGAACATTTATATTTGGGGCAAAGGCTGCTCCTGGGTACTACTTTGCAAAATGCGTTATTAAATTTATAAATGAATTAGCTCAAAAAATTAATAATGATAAAAGAGTTAATGAAAAATTAAAAGTAGTATTTATAGAAAATTACGGGGTTTCATTAGCAGAAAAAATAATACCCGCTGCAAATGTAAGTGAACAAATATCAACAACTACAAAGGAAGCTTCAGGAACTAGTAATATGAAATTTATGATGAATGGAGCTATAACTTTAGCGACTTTAGATGGAGCAAATATAGAAATACATGAACAAGTGGGCGATGAAAATATAATAATTTTTGGATTATCAGCAAATCAAGTGCTAGAATACAATAAGTTTGGAGGATATTCAGCAGCAGATATTTATTCTAATAATTTCTATATAAAGAGGGTTGTGGATGATTTGGTCAATGGATTCATACCAAATATAGGTGAAGAAGGTAGAGAAATATATAATTCTTTAATAACCTACAATGATGAATTTTTTGTATTAAGAGACTTTGAGAACTATATAGAAGCACAGAAAAAAGTAAATAATTTATATAAAGATAGATATAAGTGGAATTCAATTTCTTTAACAAATATAGCAAATTCAGGAATATTTTCAAGTGATAGAACTATAAATGAATATGCTAAGGATATATGGTATAAAAAATAA
- the glgD gene encoding glucose-1-phosphate adenylyltransferase subunit GlgD, protein MNKECMGIINLNRKGDNLKELSDSRVVASIPIGGRYRIIDFALSNMVNAGMKNIGIFSDQKYRSLTDHLGNGSHWDLSAKNDGLFVFSPENTKKQICRAIKKGDVHNVFSNIDYIEKSKQEYVLISPSYMICNIDYKKALSYHKSSGNNITVIYKSIDNADEDFLGTTKLNINNKNQITSMGINIGREKDAHISMDMYIMRKSLLIDMIYDAVSRGEYAHIEDCISEGIEEIKIGAYEYKGYLKCINSTKNYFEANKDLLDVDVANELFYSDRKIYTKEKNEQPTLYTETSNVKNSFVATGCVIEGEVQDSIIFRKVHVKKGAVIKNSVVMQSGTIQENVKLDNVILDKNVFISKDKELKGDIKLPLVVEKNVIL, encoded by the coding sequence ATGAATAAAGAGTGTATGGGGATAATTAATTTAAATAGAAAAGGTGATAACTTAAAAGAACTAAGTGATTCAAGGGTAGTAGCATCAATACCTATAGGAGGAAGATATAGAATAATAGACTTTGCTCTTTCTAATATGGTTAACGCAGGTATGAAAAATATAGGTATTTTTTCAGATCAAAAATATAGATCTTTGACAGATCACTTAGGAAATGGAAGCCATTGGGACTTATCAGCAAAGAATGATGGATTATTTGTATTTAGTCCTGAAAATACTAAAAAACAAATTTGTAGAGCAATAAAAAAAGGAGACGTTCATAATGTTTTTTCTAATATAGATTACATAGAAAAAAGCAAGCAAGAATATGTGCTAATATCTCCTAGTTATATGATTTGTAATATAGATTATAAAAAGGCACTAAGCTATCATAAGTCATCAGGTAATAATATAACAGTTATTTATAAAAGTATAGATAATGCAGATGAAGATTTTTTAGGAACTACAAAATTGAATATAAATAATAAAAATCAAATTACTAGTATGGGGATAAATATAGGAAGAGAAAAAGATGCACATATATCAATGGATATGTATATCATGAGAAAAAGTTTACTTATAGATATGATATATGATGCAGTATCACGAGGTGAATATGCACATATAGAAGATTGTATAAGTGAAGGCATAGAAGAAATAAAAATAGGAGCATATGAATATAAAGGATATTTAAAATGTATAAATTCTACTAAAAACTATTTTGAAGCTAATAAAGATTTATTAGATGTAGATGTAGCAAATGAATTATTTTATTCAGATAGAAAGATATATACAAAAGAAAAAAATGAGCAACCTACATTATACACAGAGACATCTAATGTGAAAAATTCATTTGTGGCTACGGGTTGTGTAATAGAAGGAGAAGTTCAAGATAGTATTATATTTAGAAAAGTTCATGTAAAAAAAGGAGCAGTAATAAAAAATTCTGTGGTTATGCAAAGTGGAACTATACAAGAAAATGTGAAACTAGATAATGTAATATTAGATAAAAATGTATTTATATCAAAAGATAAAGAATTAAAAGGAGATATTAAACTACCATTAGTAGTAGAAAAAAATGTGATTTTATAG
- the tsaD gene encoding tRNA (adenosine(37)-N6)-threonylcarbamoyltransferase complex transferase subunit TsaD, whose product MKKDIITLAIESSCDETACAILKDGREVLSNVISTQIELHKKFGGVVPEVASRKHIENIPMVVQQALDEANVTFDDIDHIAVTHGPGLVGAVLVGLSYAKALAYTLDIPLVGVNHIEGHVSANYIEDKNLKPPFITLIVSGGHTHLVEVKGYGKYEILGKTKDDASGEAFDKIARAMNLGYPGGPIIDKLAKKGNKKAIDFPRACMDEGYDFSFSGLKSAVLNYLNAKKMKNEEIIVEDVAASFQEAVVEVLATKAIKATKEKGYNTVALAGGVAANSALREKLTLMAKKQNIEVKYPSIILCTDNAAMIGCAGYYNFINGKINNMSLNAVPNLKIGQ is encoded by the coding sequence ATGAAAAAAGATATAATAACATTAGCTATAGAATCTAGCTGTGATGAAACAGCATGTGCAATTTTAAAAGATGGAAGAGAAGTTTTAAGTAATGTAATTTCTACGCAAATAGAATTACATAAAAAATTTGGAGGAGTTGTTCCTGAAGTAGCATCTAGAAAACATATAGAAAATATACCAATGGTAGTACAACAAGCATTGGATGAAGCAAATGTAACTTTTGATGATATAGATCATATAGCGGTTACTCATGGCCCAGGATTAGTAGGGGCTGTTTTAGTAGGACTTTCATATGCTAAAGCATTAGCTTACACTTTAGATATTCCTTTAGTTGGAGTTAATCATATTGAAGGACATGTAAGTGCAAATTATATAGAAGATAAAAACTTAAAACCACCATTTATAACTTTAATAGTTTCAGGTGGACATACACACTTAGTAGAAGTTAAAGGCTATGGTAAGTATGAAATTTTAGGAAAGACTAAAGATGATGCATCAGGAGAAGCATTTGACAAAATTGCAAGAGCAATGAATTTAGGGTATCCAGGTGGACCTATAATAGATAAATTAGCTAAAAAAGGAAATAAAAAAGCAATAGACTTCCCAAGAGCTTGTATGGATGAAGGATATGATTTTAGTTTTAGTGGACTAAAATCAGCAGTTTTAAATTACTTAAATGCTAAGAAAATGAAGAATGAAGAAATAATAGTTGAAGATGTTGCAGCATCATTCCAAGAAGCTGTAGTAGAAGTTTTAGCAACAAAAGCTATAAAAGCAACTAAAGAAAAAGGATACAATACAGTTGCATTAGCAGGAGGCGTTGCTGCAAACTCTGCTTTAAGAGAAAAGTTAACTTTAATGGCTAAAAAGCAAAATATAGAGGTGAAGTATCCATCAATTATATTATGTACAGATAATGCAGCTATGATTGGTTGTGCTGGCTATTATAATTTTATAAACGGAAAAATTAATAATATGAGTTTAAATGCTGTTCCTAATTTAAAAATAGGTCAGTAG